From the Castor canadensis chromosome 9, mCasCan1.hap1v2, whole genome shotgun sequence genome, one window contains:
- the Rrh gene encoding visual pigment-like receptor peropsin: MLRNNLGNRSSSRNEDGSVFSQTEHNIVATYLIMAGLISILSNIIVLGIFVKYKDLRTPTNAIIINLALTDIGVSSIGYPMSAASDLHGSWKFGYAGCQIYAGLNIFFGMASIGLLTVVAMDRYLTMCRPDVGRRMTTNTYTAMILGAWINGLFWALMPIIGWASYAPDPTGATCTINWRKNDVSFVSFTMTVIAVNFIVPLTVMFYCYYHVTRSIKHHAASNCTVYLSRNWSDQVDVTKMSVIMILMFLVAWSPYSIVCLWASFGDPKKIPSSMAIIAPLFAKSSTFYNPCIYVVANKRFRRAMFAMFKCQTHQAMPVTSILPMDVSQSPLASGRI, from the exons ATGCTAAGGAATAATCTAGGTAACAGGTCAAGCTCTAGAAATGAGGATGGCTCCGTCTTTTCACAGACTGAACACAACATCGTGGCAACTTACTTGATTATGGCAG GTCTGATAAGTATTCTCAGCAATATAATAGTTCTGGGCATCTTTGTCAAGTACAAGGACCTTCGGACACCCACGAATGCAATTATCATTAACCTGGCTCTTACTGACATAGGTGTCAGTAGCATTGGCTATCCCATGTCTGCTGCTTCAGATCTGCATGGAAGTTGGAAATTTGGATATGCAGGCTGTCAG attTATGCTGGATTGAATATCTTTTTTGGAATGGCAAGCATTGGCTTACTCACAGTTGTGGCTATGGATCGATACCTGACTATGTGCCGTCCTGACGTAG GAAGAAGAATGACCACCAACACGTACACTGCCATGATTCTGGGGGCCTGGATCAATGGTCTGTTTTGGGCTTTGATGCCCATCATAGGGTGGGCCAGTTATGCCCCAGATCCCACCGGGGCTACCTGTACCATAAACTGGAGGAAAAATGATGT atCCTTTGTGTCTTTCACAATGACAGTTATTGCAGTAAATTTTATTGTGCCCTTGACAGTGATGTTTTACTGCTATTACCATGTCACTCGATCCATTAAACATCACGCTGCTAGCAATTGCACTGTGTATCTCAGCAGAAACTGGTCGGATCAGGTAGATGTAACAAAG ATGTCTGTGATAATGATTCTGATGTTTTTGGTGGCATGGTCCCCTTATTCCATTGTGTGTTTATGGGCTTCCTTTGGTGACCCAAAGAAGATTCCTTCCTCAATGGCCATCATAGCTCCACTGTTTGCAAAATCTTCTACATTCTACAACCCCTGTATTTATGTGGTTGCAAATAAAAG GTTTCGGAGGGCAATGTTTGCCATGTTCAAATGTCAGACTCACCAAGCAATGCCTGTGACAAGTATTTTACCAATGGATGTGTCTCAAAGCCCATTGGCTTCTGGAAGAATCTGA